The sequence GCATTTGAGCCATTTCCCCCACAACTATCACCACGGGTTCCAAGTCTGtcattttcctctccttccaAAACCTGCTTCAATGCTCTTTCTTCTTAGAAATAAGCAACACCAGCACCTACCTGCAACTCAACAGACCACCAGTATACCGACAAAAATGGAGGGAAATGTtaagatgaaaaaatatttcaattttcagATCCCAAGAGTTATTATAAAGAATGCGTTTAAAAGCTATGAATACTATGATATAGTTCTGTCAAGCTTTCAAATCTGCAGTTCATTCCGTTGCATCATCCAGCTTGCTAAAATACATTAATGGTGTACTTCCTTATATACTGTGAAGTTAATATTGAACTAAATAAAAGGTGctaaaaatggacatttttataTATCATTTTGTACTAATACACAAGGTGCCATGCACAGTTGAAACATTACTTTTTTAAACCTATTTACAATTCTACATATTTATTTTACACTATATCTTTCATCATTACAACTACAGAATAAATTCAGACCCTGGAACACTGGTACCTTTGAGTTTCTGCTAGAACTCCCAGCCTTGCATTATTCAAGAAGTACTGCTAATCTTTTTCttcttaaatttaaattaaactcattatttaaaaacacataaGTGCATGCCCAGAAGAAAGCTTTCAGGAAAAAGTTGTCAATGGACTAGTGTTGCTTAAAAATTACATTGGCTTTGTGTAGAAAATTTAAATTCAGttcaaaaaaccaaaaaagccTAATAGAAACCTACTTTGactaaaataaatacaatttattacactctaaacaaaataattgtacctttaaaaatgtactgATTTAaactcatttgatttttttagcCTCAAACTTATTCCCCTTTCCAAGCAGCAAATAGTAATAGGTGTGTAAGAATTCCTTTTGAAGTTAATACTTTCATGGTAAATTATCATCCAGCATAAACCTGAGGCTGCAATGGTGGGGGCAATTTATCATTCTCTACGTTTTCAGAGTCAATAGCTGCTAAGGGttgattttttggttttatttccaaTGGATATTTTTCAACAATATCTTGGACTTCCTTAGTAATTCCATCAGTCCAATCTATAAGGTCTTTCTCAAGCTTCTTGGCTTCACTGACAATTCTTTCCTGTCTCTCATTCAATTGAGATAGGAGGTCTAAGTTCTTATACATCTGTTTAACACCTAGGCACACATCTGATGACCAGTTTTCAGACTCTTGTTTCTTTGGAGACGTTTGGCCCGACATGTAGCGATCAAAATCCTCCTGGCTTAGATTTAAAGATTGAGCGTCCAGCTTTTCAATGAAGGCCACAGCACAGCACTAcacacagaacagagagagagtgtCATTGCAGGGTACATGATGCAAGTCATAACCCAAAACAACAAGTGTTCTGCATTTTAATCGTGCTGTTATACAAACAATATGGTGGTTGGTTTAATGGTTCAACAGATCACCGGACAGCAAATTGCTGCTCTCCTGAAAAGCCTCTCAGCGTAGCCTGGTTAAAATAAGGCCgttcacaaaaaataaaaataactaacaTTTTAAGAAACTGCAGAACACCATTCAGATCAGGTCATCTTGGCTGTACAAAGCAATTGTGTGCTGACTGAATGAGGAAGCTCCATTGCAAACTATGGGGTCACTGCATTTTGAAAAAGAACAGTAAGTGAAAGAATGAAAAGACACAGTTGACAGCAGCACTCTATACTAGGTGCATTTGTTTTAGTTATGTACTGAGCATAATTTCATGCTACACCATCTAATCTGTTTCTGAAAAAGTAAATGGGAGGAATGCATCTCAGCTTGAAGCGTTCTCCTTCTGAAAGCATTATTTAGAACACACACTGAAGTATttcatattaagaaaaaaattcatttttcttgtAGAATTGTTACATATGCAAATTCCAGGGTATCCAAATTCACAGTTTTGttcagccaaacacacacacgccCGCCCTGTTCTAGGGATACTTCCATAGGACTGTCCCTCTCTATCAATGGCTGGATCCTGCAGGCCTTTCACATGATGAAATCCTGCCAACTCAAATGGCAACCGAGCATGCACAAGCGCTGCATAATCGAGCCTCAGCAGATTTTGAATAGCTAGTAGTCAAGTCAACCTTCTCAAAACTGTTACAAGTTAATGGTTCTTCATCTGTTATATCTTTAATGCCTGAACCTTGAGGTTAACGTAAATCAAGTGGTAGCTGAACTTTCACTTTTCTTACATAATAAAAGCTTGCCCAGGTCTGCACGGGCAAAATACTGGTCAGAATCAAGGGCTTGAACTGGTTAAAGAAGTGGCTAGGAAACCAAGGCATTCTTAGGTTCACCTAACTtagaagggtggggggggggaggaagaagaaatgaaAAGTGGAAGGGAGTGCACTCCAGCCTGAACAGCAGTACACTGTTTCATAAGAATAGTTTCACATTATCTTGCGACTACATTTTCTGTTTCCTTCAGTATTAAGACATTCACCTTTGCTGGGAATGCCTTGATCAAACAGCAGATGATAGTATGGTATACAGCTTCAACACTGTTCTTGAACTTACCAGGTTGGTAAAATAGTAGCCATCCTCTCCAGTCATTAACCTGCTTGGATTACAGAAGCGGGTTATATACTGGATGTTGGACTGCAGACGGGGTGGGTTTCCCTTCAAAACAATATAGATAAGTGTTGGTAAGAAGTCATCAGCAGAAGCTGGTTcgttttttgtgatttttatagCGTTGAAGATATGTTTGCTGCATTGGGTGATGCATGCTAATTTATCACGAGGGACACGTTTTGAATCCATTTCGATaatatctgtaaaataaaaacCCTATATAGTTAGATCTCCATTCATCAGAAGCCCACAAAAGTAAATCCATACGTAAAGGGTGACCCACTGGATTGCTATCAGATTGCACTATTTGTGTTTAAtttactccacttgatactgtaTGAAAACTAAGTATTTATATGCCTCCCACTTCAACCTAGTTCCAGAGTAAACATTGTTgggatttattctcacaacacttccatgaggtaaggaaatattattctcattttataggTGGGAAACTAGCCCAACATCACTCTACTAGTCTGTGGCAGATCCAAAAACTGAACCCATTTCCCAAAAAGCAGAACTAAGTTTTGTTTGATTTCAATAGTTGACAAAGTAAACAGTACAAATATTAGGATTCACAGAAGAATGACAACAGCTATGCtccaaggccctgattcagtatgGTTGCTAAGCATCTCAATTTTACCAATCTCAACCTTCTCAATGAGACTACTCTCATCCTTTAAGTTAAGCTtgggtttaagtgctttgctgaattggggcctaagtgaGGCATATCTACCCCTTAAGATACCAGTGAACAAATGTGAGTTACAGAAGCAAATTTGTCCAAAGCGTTTCTGCAGAGGAATGAATTTATGTATACAATATTCAGGATTGTAGCCACTTGTTTAAAGCAAAAAATACAGTCTCTATGAAAAAGCAGGTGTTTATACTTTTTACTTCTTCAGATAGTTAATTTGGAGAAGATAAGCTAGTTTATAGTTCACAAACCCGTAATTGCTTTCACAACCATATCGGAGACCTCTGGAATTTCTTCATTAACAGGAACACACAGCATTTGTGGAGTAACCCAGTGTAAAGCCCTATCAagagaaacaaatgaaaacacaCACCACCCCTAGCAATGAAGTCGTCTGAGGTCAGCGGCAAAGGTTAACAGTATGCTAACAGCTTCTTTAATTAAGCTATCATATAAGGAGCCTTCTGTTTGACAAGGCAAGCACTTCAACCCACTGAGGAAACTAGATTACTACCCAgaaaaacatttatattataaTTAATACGCTACAAGTGAGTGCATGATTATTTCAAATGAAATAACCCAGTGTAGTCATTTCCATTACCTTAACAAAAAGCTACAAAAGAATTAATCCAAAACATTGTCTTCAGTTAATAAATTAGTGCCACTCTTGCACCAGATTTCAGCATGCTAGTTTCGGCATGAATGGGAGACACCACTCATGCGATTTTGGACTTCTAGATTATTTCTCTTCAGAAATCCTTACCTGATTCTCTTTTGGACAACCAGATCCTTCTTCTCATCATCAGTTGTTTCAGGGCAGAACACATATTTATACAATCGAGTCATGATATATTTTTCAATCTGGTCCATTGCTTTCTCAACTTTTTCTGGGGAAACTGAAAGATACAAACCCATCCCCCAAACGTAGTAAATTAGATGGTTTACGGACCCATAGGATTGTTTGTGAAGACTTAATGCCAGTTGGCCACAATAACCACTGAGTCAGCACAGGTATGAGTTATTCCCTTCTACTGCTCAAGTCAAATGTGAGTTAAACAATAGGTACCGATGTACTGAATCTAATGCTTTTCAGAAGTAAAGAATAATACAACAGTAAGGAGCAAGTGTGGATGCTCTGAGATAACCATATGTCTAGGCATATGAAGGCAAGGCATGAAGCTGAAGATCAAACAGGTTCCTAGCTCCAAAGAGGTTTAATatctaggttaaaaaaaattacttaaaccCCTGAACAGACATGGTCCTTGACACAGTTTACAATGTGGAGACATTTAATATACTCTGCTTTCAATTTTGGAGTTTCTGCCTTTCAGGAACCAAAAGGAAAGTGGGCTTGTTTCAAGGGTCAGAATAGTCATACCTGTACAGTCAGACCTGTACTGACTGTAGACATGCTTGAGAGACATAGAAGTGGACTGAAGTATTACTCTGCACTATGAATTTTAATTTTGGTTCTGCTGCTATGCATTTTATAGTATGAAATATCTGAGCTAGAGGCCTCATGAACTTACTATGCACTTCCATGCACATGTAACTACACCTAGAGGCAAGGCGGCTTAAAGTTTTTGAGAATAATCACAATAAGGTACGTGCCACTCAAAATACACTCCCTGGGATATTTCCCACTCCAAGAGTAGGGAATACACCAAATACTGGGTAAACAGACAGTTAGATTACATACAAATAATACAAGTTAAATTGCAGAACAGTTTAAAGAAAGATGAAAGCATAGGTATGAAAAttagaaaattaaaaagggaCTGAATATACCAGTTTAAAAACAGCAACAAttaaggggtttttttggtttttgtttttaagttttggACCAACAAATGTTTTGTGAACTGAACTGTTACTTGGCAgggtttctttaaaatatttaaatacccTCTGACAATCAATTTAGATAGCAGAACTTTACAGAATCTTAAATATAGTGATGTTACTTGGAATAGCTCTAATTAGAGTGTTTACTACTAAAAAGTAACAATGTCACatggggacagagagagaaagagagagcacgTGCATGAGAGATTCGGGAGATGCAAGTGGCCCAAACATTATACTGTTTCAATGGTAAGGTGTGAGAGAAAGAAGAGTCTGATACCTTTCCAACGGGTCTGTAATTTCTCCGCTACATTTTGATAGAAGTCCTGGGCACATTCAGATTGTTCCTCAATACTTAATTCCTAGGACAGAACACTGATCTTAAGTGAAAAAAAACAGCATGGTGCCATGCAAATGACATAGAAGTAGTCATGTACctattttttcatggaaaatatctAACAGCAGCAAGAGTTGTACAGAACACAGGACAAATTATCTTCTCCGTATTGTGACTTGAAGACTATATTTATTTGTTCTGCACAATACTACGAACCCGAATGGGTGGAATGATGGAGCTGTATTTAAAGTATGGGGCTAGGCATTGcaacaggcttcctgtgtgacctgcagaaagtcacttaatcttttcaTGCTTCAAttttctcatttgtaaaatggaaagaGTTTGTTAACCTAAGAGAGAAGTTGTGACACTTACTTTGTtagtatttttaaagcaatttgaaATGGAGGCACTACAAAAGTGCCAAGTGCTGTTACTACTGACAATGGCACTTTGGAACACTACAAGATTAATTTCTAGTGTTGGACCATGATTCAGCAAGCCatttctattcagcaaagcatttaagcacttgTTTAGCTTTAAGCATGTCCTCAAGtcgcattaaagtcaatggaacttaagcatgCGCTTACATGTTTTGTGTGCACAGAAAGAGCAACAAGTGCTGTATGAAGGTAATAAGTATTACTTGGAGGGAAAACTTCATGACAGAACCATTTGCACAGGTAGTAATAGAGAAGCAGTCTTCCTCAGCTGCTGACCAATTCCTGGAGCTTCAGTGGTGTTTGTACATGAACGTGCAAGTACACAGGCAAACTGGCAACAGAAAGCTAAGGGTGGCCTCAGTTTTCAAAGGAGCAAACGCAATGACTTATATTTTGGAATGACAAAAGGaataattttaacattttaaagttcCATGAGCCCTAAAAGCATTTTACACGCAACttactttaaatataaaataaagagaCAGGTTCACAAATCTTCTGATTTTCCTATGACTTATACAtgagaaaaagggagggggacTGTAATGAAAATGGTGACAATCTAAAATTCCAGTTAATTTTCAGGTTGCCATTTGTATTGCTATAGTTGAAGCAGAAGAAAATAGTATTAACAGTAGATACTCAATATTTAAAgcccttcattttaaaaaacaaaacaattaccaAAAAATTCCCAGGTTTTATAAAAGCTATTGTTTTTATCATCAATTTTCCCCAAATTTTGGAGTACACAAAAATACTGATTATCTTGAGAAAAATCCAATAATGCATTTATGCTAATAAATTAGTCCAATGTAATGGAATATATGCAAACACGTGCTTGTGTAAGTGTGTGTACTGCTAATGTATAGTCCATGAAATAAACCACAGCATTAAACGGTGTTCACATTCGATACTCTTACTTTTCTCTGTTTGTTGCTTTTTCTGTCCTCCTGTCCCCCAATATTCACCCAGACAACTGTGAAGTTattttttgcacctttttttaaacctttcaaaTTTTATAACAAACACCAATACATTCTTGagaaatttcaaacaaaattaaaaccaaaactgAAGGGCCTTATGAATGCTGGATCATTTCAACCCTAGGTGGCACCATAGCCACATCAATACTTCCGCGGAGGACTGACGGTTCAGCTTTTGCATAAAGGATTAAAAGCTTTTGTTTCTGCCTAAGTCCCTCGTTTTTAACGTGTCACTTATATAATGCATGTGATATACCAACCCTTTTGTGATGCATTGCTTCCAAAAACATTTTGCACTGCTTATAAATGTCTTGACCAGATTTTTGATAGGTCTTGAGAAACTCTATAAACTCCTTGGACGCTCGATCTGTCTCAATGCTGACCTGCCTGTTTATTGAAGGGCTAGGAGCCTTAGCTTCATGAATCTCTGCTGGGAAAATTAGAAACAATTAGAGATTAATTGTACTAATCAATTAATGtatcagattaaaaaaattataggaCAAACCTAATTTAAACTTCTATACATAAAGATGAATTTTTCTCTTCTGAAGAGAACAGGATTAAATAGTGACATGTTGAACCATCACTAAATACAACTATATGAAACTGCTTATTAAGCTAACAGTCACAAATATTTAAaaccagattctcatttacattaatgacCCTATACATTAATTTTGACAGTATAAAGGAGACAAAGTGGGTGCAAGTTACAGTTACATGCTCACTTGAAAATCCCCTTATATTGCTAGAGCAGtgttagtgtaaatgagaatctggcttTAATGTTTGAATCAGAGCAAAAACACCAAATATGGTCCAGTTTTCTACATGGAACTCAACAACAGACGGGAAAAACCCTACCCTTTGTTTAGTGGAATTTGTTCCAGTTGTGTATGCAAGTTTACAAAGCTGGAAATGTATACATTAACATGGGGCTTCCAAACATTTCTCTTCGGGAAACATGTACTTCAGCAAATATTGGCTGCACTTTACAAGACAGTCATACAAACTTGATAGGATCTTCTCTACCCAAGTTTAGCACACCCACCTCTCAGTTTGCCAGCCAACACTGTCAAAATGAATGATTGAATGCAAGATGATGTAAATGAACATGATGAAAAGCAAAAagcaaagagagaaaaaacatgaaaatattctTAATAAGCAGATTTTCAGCGCAAACAAACCCATTTATAACATGCAGAACAAGAGAATGCACTGTGTCAGTAGCCATACATGCAGGACTTTAAATAAGAGGAAAATAATTTGTCCATTAAGTTCATGTATTTCATTTGGTTTCTTATTCAATATGACTTTTTATAGGCTCAACACCATCTCAGATTCATCTCTCATTTTTAACTTCACATATTTCAATGGAGTTGTACACCAGTGATGAATTTGAACAGCAATGTTTGAGAGAGAGACTCTTCAAGGGCTTCTCACTTAGCAATATAGTCTTCTCTTGATAAAAATCAGTATAGACCGGGGGTGGCCAACCAGAGCctgaggagccagaatttaccaacgtacattgccaaagagcctcagtaatacgtcagcaggcccccattagctcccccctccagcccccagtgcctccctTCCGCCGGCAGCCCCAACGATCAGGCACCTCCTACTCCTCCCCATGCCTCTTGCCTGCCACACTGCTGTTTTGCGTGAGCTGCAGGctcgggggggaggaaggagggtatGGCaggctcggggaaggggcaggggccttggggaaaggcgtggagtgggggcagggcctggtgtTGAGCAGTGAGTGCCCCCCCAGCatattggaaagttagcatctatagctccagccctggagtcagcgcctatgcaaggaaccacatattaacctctgaagagacGCATGCAGCTCCAGAGCTGCAGGCTGGCCACCTCCGGTATGGACACTATTAGCAGTAATGcagttacagtaactcctcacttaacgtcatcccagttaacgttgttacatcactgatcaattagggaacgtgCTTATTTAAAGTTGCataatgctcccttataatgttgtttggcagcagcctgctttgtccctgcttgcaggaagagcagcccattggagctggcggtgggggcttggaaccagggtgggccggcagccgccccatcagctcccctaacttccctgtgcagcagccgcccagcaggctatcaattgccaggcagttcagctgtccccccctctgccttggagctgctcccccagcctcctgcttactgtggagggggtggggagagaggggtgctaatgtcaggatgtcccatccccccactcctttaccccatctccacagaatggggggggggggggagagacgacaccacagggctcaggatggagggagcagctgctgtctcaacttttTGATCTACTTAAAAAGCCAGTGTAcctagagtggggtcagcatacttcaTGGGgcaatgcatctctctctctctcacacatgctgtctctcctccttccattcctgctgccttatagagtatgaggctacattaacaatgtgttaactcttgagggctcagctgagcgCTAgatcatcatttagcagtaaggcattccctgggaaatatcccaccctctgacttcaccacctcagccAAGCTTCACTATCATCATTGCTGTGCACAGTATTGAATTGTTTGTTTAAAGcttatactgtgtatatgtaAAATTTCCATGGACCCGAACCCACCCCCCATTTACCTTAATTCTTGTGGGGAAcctggatttgcttaacatcgttttgcttaaagtagtatttttcaggaacataactacaacattaaacaaggagttactgtaccggTGTGTGTTAAAATTTTACTCCTTATAAGCCATATAAATAGAAATATTTGAATTCTATCAGTTAAGATCAATATTGCTAAAGCAAATCCATTCATTTCTATTTATACCCAAAGGTTGTTCTTTAAGtataaaaaggaattttaaaaaattctgaagATTCAAAGCAGTATTCAAGATTGAGTCTACATAGTAATTTGAATACTACTTAAATGCAACCTAGTAGAGTACCATAACAGAGTAAATAATTTACTAAATTTAGTATGACATAACTAGTTGGTTACAAATATGCACTTTATAAGatacaattaaaaagaaaaaaagcactaATTTTGAAAAAGTATTCGCTCTAAATTATATCAAATAATCTTATGATGTATTTTAATTCACCATTAAATCAATGTCGAGTATTAGCTAACTGGCTTCCTTCAATATTCAAATTTATCAGCATGAAGTTTTATCATCCATCTATTCTTATGACATTTGGCTGATTAGATATCCATAAAAATGGCACCCTCATTCTGCTATTTCTAGTTTTTGTTTAACGACTACAAAAGCTCGGTTTAGAAAGCTTCATCTGAGACACTTTTAGCTTAGTAAAGGTAAAATATTAATAGCCTCCATCTAGATACAGTTACTACAGACATGGCTACAAAATTTGAGCGCTGTTTTCATTTGCTCTCTAGTTTAAAATAACTTCACTCTTTAATAGTTACAGCACCCAAATTTGTAATGATTTAATATGAATCAGGGAGGTTGCAATTTTATTTGCTACTACTCTCTACACAGAAATTTTGGCTTAAGACATGTGAAGCAGCATACTGTGTATTGCTCACTACATTCTGTAAGATATGTAATTTCAGTTATATACCTTACTGCACTTATTCCATAGTAAGTGAGCATGCGTATTTACTGATAATTTAATCACAGAAAAGGAATAAAGCCCATTTGAGCAGGTTAGGAAGAGCCTGCAAGAGGAGCTATATCAACACAATACAAAAAACAGAAGTGTGGGGATTTAAGGATAATTTTTACAAGGAGGATAATCATCATCTACATGAATAtctcctttttctttcatttctatgTGGCGTTTGGGTGCCCCAGCAGAACATTAGCATTCCAGCTGCTTCACACTATGGTTGTGCCATTACTTGGACTAAAGTCAATGAATAAGAATatgaaaaaaaagtattttctagtacttccccccaaaaaattcccTTAACATGTGTATATACCCGATATATTCTGTAAAATAAAGACACTTTGCAATTTAGAATTTCTTTAGAGACCAGAACATCAGAATGCCAAACATGCTATAGCTAAGATTTTGGACAAGATCCTAAAGCAGCTACTTTGTCAATTTTGCTATTATTCAACTCAGATTATAAAAATGTCGCTTCTCTCATAACATAAAATTGCTTTCCCCTGATTTATGTAACTATGTCCTGAAGACACGTTTTGAGAATGTACTGGGTATAATTCAAGCAAATTTACACAAACTAAAGTCCCATTTCTAGCATAGTTATTTTTAGTGCAGCATTTtagaggcttttttttaaaactaaagatgAAGCAGCACGGATTCattcactatttttaaaaagtggaaatttgTCTTCTTTCATAGTTTGATTCCTGAAGTATTGTGCAAGAAAACAAATCTCTTCTAAGAAATTtgagtttcatttttttcccctaaaggcAACTTGTTGGTTCAAAGTTCATATATCATAAACCAGCTTTAGAATGTACATAATGATGTCAAGCATTGCCTTTCTTGTCGTCATCATATTCAATGGCCTAAGTTATAGCTGGCACAACCCTAGTTTGGATTTTGCAAAGCCCAACTAAATAAACTTACTAGAACAAGCAGACAGCTCTCCAAGCTGTGCTGTGTTACCTTCAGTAGGGGAAGCCAGCTCCCAGGAGGGAGTAAAAATCTCCTTCAAGTCCCTGAGAAGGTTATCAGCATTTCGCTCCCTCCCAAGCTGTCCTTGCTTAAGGTTTCTCTCTTGAGCCACTGGAATAAATGCAAAAGCAAGCAAGACACCAACAGCAAGAGTGTCAAGTGGTAAGGAGAATaggacccccccaaaaaaaagggggaggggaagaacatGGGAATGAGAAGAATGAATGTTACTATTCTGGATCAGGGACAAGGAGTTAAGACATCAGTGATTTGAGATGCTTTTGTGTTTAACCAGGTGGCATTCATGCACTGAGAGGCAGACACTCCAAAATGAAGGCAAAGTATATTTAATTTCTTATCGCAAGGAAATATGCAGTGTGTCTACAAAACTGGAGACCCAGCAATGTCACCTTTCCATTATAGGAAAATATACTCCATGCTTTTTGGAGTTCCTCCTCAAGAGTCAAGTTCTCTATCAGCCATTTACTACCCAAGCCAAAGTGCATAATTACAAaattagtttctttttttaagttattGCTATGCAAAGACAATGATgcaatttttcttcttctctttcaaCAGACTCTACAATGGATAACAAATATTTAGTGAAGAACAAACTTAGTATTCCTCCTGAAactccctttttgttttttttttaaacaatgcttATTCACGTTATTTTCCTTGAGGATACACAGGTTACACAATCTTGGTTTTCCTTACAAAATTATCTGAAGTCTTCAGAACACGTGTTGCTTACTGCTTCAAAAGTGCATTTCCACAACATTTAGACATCTGTTTATTGAATATTACTAAAACTCAGGGCCCTATAATCTATTATT comes from Caretta caretta isolate rCarCar2 chromosome 17, rCarCar1.hap1, whole genome shotgun sequence and encodes:
- the RABGEF1 gene encoding rab5 GDP/GTP exchange factor isoform X3, which codes for MSLKSERRGIHVDQSELLCKKGCGYYGNPAWQGFCSKCWREEYHKARQKQIQDDWELAERLQREEEEAYASSQSTQGAQSLTFSKFEEKKTNEKTRKVTTVKKFFSASSRTGAKKAEIHEAKAPSPSINRQVSIETDRASKEFIEFLKTYQKSGQDIYKQCKMFLEAMHHKRELSIEEQSECAQDFYQNVAEKLQTRWKVSPEKVEKAMDQIEKYIMTRLYKYVFCPETTDDEKKDLVVQKRIRALHWVTPQMLCVPVNEEIPEVSDMVVKAITDIIEMDSKRVPRDKLACITQCSKHIFNAIKITKNEPASADDFLPTLIYIVLKGNPPRLQSNIQYITRFCNPSRLMTGEDGYYFTNLCCAVAFIEKLDAQSLNLSQEDFDRYMSGQTSPKKQESENWSSDVCLGVKQMYKNLDLLSQLNERQERIVSEAKKLEKDLIDWTDGITKEVQDIVEKYPLEIKPKNQPLAAIDSENVENDKLPPPLQPQVYAG
- the RABGEF1 gene encoding rab5 GDP/GTP exchange factor isoform X1 — encoded protein: MENIYVILSLPFLWGKLVPSLLQFFKQEEMSLKSERRGIHVDQSELLCKKGCGYYGNPAWQGFCSKCWREEYHKARQKQIQDDWELAERLQREEEEAYASSQSTQGAQSLTFSKFEEKKTNEKTRKVTTVKKFFSASSRTGAKKAEIHEAKAPSPSINRQVSIETDRASKEFIEFLKTYQKSGQDIYKQCKMFLEAMHHKRELSIEEQSECAQDFYQNVAEKLQTRWKVSPEKVEKAMDQIEKYIMTRLYKYVFCPETTDDEKKDLVVQKRIRALHWVTPQMLCVPVNEEIPEVSDMVVKAITDIIEMDSKRVPRDKLACITQCSKHIFNAIKITKNEPASADDFLPTLIYIVLKGNPPRLQSNIQYITRFCNPSRLMTGEDGYYFTNLCCAVAFIEKLDAQSLNLSQEDFDRYMSGQTSPKKQESENWSSDVCLGVKQMYKNLDLLSQLNERQERIVSEAKKLEKDLIDWTDGITKEVQDIVEKYPLEIKPKNQPLAAIDSENVENDKLPPPLQPQVYAG
- the RABGEF1 gene encoding rab5 GDP/GTP exchange factor isoform X2 is translated as MENIYVILSLPFLWGKLVPSLLQFFKQEEMSLKSERRGIHVDQSELLCKKGCGYYGNPAWQGFCSKCWREEYHKARQKQIQDDWELAERLQREEEEAYASSQSTQGAQSLTFSKFEEKKTNEKTRKVTTVKKFFSASSRTGAKKEIHEAKAPSPSINRQVSIETDRASKEFIEFLKTYQKSGQDIYKQCKMFLEAMHHKRELSIEEQSECAQDFYQNVAEKLQTRWKVSPEKVEKAMDQIEKYIMTRLYKYVFCPETTDDEKKDLVVQKRIRALHWVTPQMLCVPVNEEIPEVSDMVVKAITDIIEMDSKRVPRDKLACITQCSKHIFNAIKITKNEPASADDFLPTLIYIVLKGNPPRLQSNIQYITRFCNPSRLMTGEDGYYFTNLCCAVAFIEKLDAQSLNLSQEDFDRYMSGQTSPKKQESENWSSDVCLGVKQMYKNLDLLSQLNERQERIVSEAKKLEKDLIDWTDGITKEVQDIVEKYPLEIKPKNQPLAAIDSENVENDKLPPPLQPQVYAG